A single region of the Grus americana isolate bGruAme1 chromosome 3, bGruAme1.mat, whole genome shotgun sequence genome encodes:
- the LOC129204477 gene encoding spectrin beta chain, non-erythrocytic 2-like isoform X4 yields the protein MSGSMARKVQPFTISTKLSLPKCAADFPGDACPGIALASALDNHRGLRRSLNERISLYLAQARASPAAPEGQPRSPSPGEDGGTDEERLNRNSLARSIKKITLSNWHGEAGAGDTGGPGDPVRTGGERNHNNNNSRPGRAQFKVFLRKDVDAEDEQQEAGSLRAGGFCSPVDRGSPFYALASPLVSSPRKESPKGKEPAAAPRCGGRSSAVAAPLLDPSPLVAQFNREMLQAEGWVRGKLWDLKDGCDLQDWEEVAQTLQRDMKDFENTLIKLNQMGEQLMWRASPSAEGVRRQLLALRDQWQLLKQTAASQSKALGGLRSLQDFNRKAERLEAWIRHKEEKPSLAALLQESPDKIQLTRRILDLKQEEQQFQSLHEELNSLAQKLEKQGKSESRSISARRKHLNKMWLRLQGTLKEHHEVLQLALEVAAFLQQADTLLGAIHAKQRSVCGVGKPGEGEPCRDRDVRDMASQVMMLDVTVSQLLSLQPSLAARVTPKHRDVKESWAQLQQALRTEKAPTLVSSSPRGEAVAPSMESRGDDSSHGAVGKEAGDKRTRGPGSTVPKDMPGKMAERGRGEESSPGSPATGQPPHGGDSKRRRREAEAEWGTQQPEAQVQDICQVVNVTVSPHKENTGPGTPPCPVGDVESLEATRMQRELLNPSHSPGSALQEGLVAGGALESPPVEAMLRELGELWEDLQRKHQENGAVLREIDKALRLVGELDRAERWLQAVAGLLSEPATMRSPVELRRDLEEMSQLEKQLLLCGLKLQALREEAAGESPTEHEGARKMQRKVEMVEEKLARVQAALRRRAADLRDSLVLSEFLQDLQEEEARSQQAPAVPGSGRCSSRGSFPLLSAEAGQPPSSEDISCPLGELQEAVEMLNDAAKERERVMEVVAETESLERLVAEVSPHLEALRCRAEALARDTAQAESGFTAVKSEKDLQGLQGLLSRQQEMERVVSETLQGQLEELERAAAHLQELCPARLCPVSREVQGTLQAWAGLRELLRETRARVQQAGRLRHFFKDYLAMISWTEDTRAQIFSESPSSHGLPETPCEELERRIEGKLKEFEALAAVGQQLVSEEHYLSATIKERLEELQSMLGWVLVRWRAQRHQRDPGSKQEDRKDSESPLGTSPTSQEQCAPCAEPCLESIRSPARFTPCSLPEQGSEPRVPVGMADSPLSSPLLDAPSGVERSWGDPSSSTPHSTGPPKEAVIWDPAETSTVLLPPRGPGGLGGTVNLILSIGKKGEKKKAQMVAGGEQPGEEVLRMLPATKPSGCKTFWKRCQGLLGNTWGSLKRKRKPPRQPVEEAQVEAGKTSSVKRLPTITHRPLASSGGTPAASHTLPKTGAGSLFNSLQRRERARAEQARLLTLQGIMGANSLQPAPEERHGPSNTWPQKCGRRKEGPGVAAAGPPLGELLLYVRNPLVRDIDAECGVTPRDPCLPDPKATCPHLSLGSVFSLELPRDTVVLGCRQGAIAWREEVEGQEQKQGGGVKPWEPTGTHGAGGQEEEDADGLSPQGPGEGLGMSPKSERGMWLKEVSFNPSYSCQRAHRTAEERWSPRHPGSASEDLLDFRPSRPSRVNVLHEQVGREGDELAARLGQDGSPGTTGRARHREAAWLELGPSPAAIPGRAGAVPGTARTQRPSGSSQPRGSSASPTAPTQLSVFEWALGSPQPPSPVSGSGEVCHPAHGQFEEEEEELQAIWDGVGEQRAPSPPAGSRVHHGPGSGADSRPSPDTTASGPLILSAANNVLVAKFTLPTAAQLLHSPVGEKSPAVGHSGGGSPSGYGASPRMEEPVSAAPLDSPGAWDRRRHGEDEREGSKANCRAWGLFHAVLMRQTLCFYQDRRDSLKSSVVALPLNLSGAVCTPDAEYTKKTNCFRLQLRDGSEYLLRAPSQPLMNEWVSKLQQNSGFPEVDYFRAAAQRVEGTGSAGGSSKVPSPGSSHLQGHHQVVTAKSQEIVVLPRSNAQLQRPLGSQDGPADGAVAAAEVAHGARHREQQWSPRGSPGLWDNSCQEDDYGLVANKRRSYSFTSATYQKITPVAMPKEPVEAGSSYSVTLYIGEQAPAVPRARCHSFVARPGSPRDTLGEKTPGPPRPKNKSVFKKFFGKKE from the exons ATGTCCGGCAGCATGGCGAGGAAGGTGCAGCCCTTCACCATCAGCACCAAGCTCTCGCTGCCCAAGTGTGCCGCCGACTTCCCCGGGGACGCCTGCCCCGGCATCGCCCTCGCCTCCGCTCTGGATAACCACCGCGGCCTCCGCCGCAGCCTCAACGAGCGCATCTCCCTCTACCTGGCCCAAGCCCGggccagccccgccgcccccgagggccagccccgcagccccagccccggcgaGGATGGGGGAACCGACGAGGAGCGGCTGAACCGCAACTCCCTCGCCCGCTCCATTAAGAAGATCACGCTGTCCAACTGGCATGGGGAGGCTGGCGCGGGGGATACAGGGGGACCCGGGGACCCTGTTCGGACCGGCGGCGAGAGGAAccataacaacaacaacagcaggcCAGGGAGAGCTCAGTTCAAG GTCTTCCTCAGGAAGGACGTGGATGCGGAGGACgagcagcaggaggctgggagcCTCCGGGCTGGTGGTTTCTGCTCTCCGGTGGACAGAGGTTCCCCCTTCTACGCG ctgGCATCACCCCTGGTGTCGTCACCCCGAAAAGAGAGTCCCAAGGGCAAGGAGCCTGCCGCAGCACCAAGATGTGGTGGGCGAAGCAGTGCAGTAGCAGCCCCCCTCCTCGACCCGAGCCCTCTGGTAGCCCAGTTTAACCGGGAGATGCTGCAG GCGGAGGGCTGGGTGCGAGGCAAGCTGTGGGACCTGAAGGACGGCTGCGACCTCCAGGACTGGGAGGAGGTGGCTCAGACGCTGCAGCGGGACATGAAGGATTTTGAGAACACGCTGATAAAGCTCAACCAG ATGGGCGAGCAGCTGATGTGGCGGGCGAGCCCCAGCGCTGAGGGGGTGCGGAGGCAGCTGCTGGCCCTGCGGGACCAGTGGCAGCTCCTGAAGCAGACGGCTGCCAGCCAGAGCAAagccctgggggggctgcggagCCTGCAGGACTTCAACAGGAAAGCTGAGCGGCTGGAAGCATGGATCAGGCACAAG GAGGAGAAGCCCTCCCTGGCAGCCCTCCTGCAGGAAAGCCCAGACAAGATCCAGCTCACCCGCCGCATCCTTGACTTGAAGCAG gaggagcagcagttcCAGAGTCTGCACGAGGAGCTGAATAGCCTGGCCCAGAAGCTGGAGAAACAAGGCAAAAGTGAGAGCAGGAGCATCTCAGCCCGGCGCAAGCACCTCAACAAAAT GTGGCTGCGGCTGCAGGGGACCCTGAAGGAGCACCATGAGGTTCTGCAGCTGGCCCTGGAGGTGGCCGCCTTCCTCCAGCAAGCAGATACCCTGCTTGGAGCCATCCATGCCAAG CAGAGGAGCGTCTGTGGTGTGGGGAAGCCAGGGGAGGGTGAGCCATGCCGGGATCGGGATGTCAGGGACATGGCCAGCCAGGTGATG ATGCTGGATGTGACCGTGTCCCAGCTcctcagcctgcagcccagcctggcagcccGAGTCACCCCCAAGCACCGAGATGTCAAGGAGAGCTGGGCACAGCTCCAGCAGGCGCTGAG GACGGAGAAGGCTCCAACGTTGGTGAGCAGTTCTCCAAGGGGCGAAGCTGTGGCTCCAAGCATGGAGTCCCGAGGAGATGATAGCAGCCATGGGGCAGTggggaaggaagcaggagaCAAACGGACAAGAGGCCCTGGGAGCACG GTGCCGAAGGACATGCCGGGGAAGATGGCAGAgcgagggagaggggaggagagcagccctggctcTCCAGCAACGGGGCAGCCCCCTCACGGAGGGGACAGCAAAAG gaggaggagagaggcagaggcTGAGTGGGGGACACAGCAGCCGGAGGCCCAGGTGCAGGACATCTGCCAGGTGGTGAATGTG ACCGTGTCCCCGCACAAGGAGAACACGGGTCCCGGGACCCCGCCATGTCCAGTGGGGGATGTGGAAAGCCTGGAGGCAACACGTATGCAGCGGGAGCTCCTGAaccccagccacagccctgggtCTGCGCTGCAG gaggggctggtggctgggggggctctggaAAGCCCGCCGGTGGAGGCCATGCTTcgggagctgggggagctgtGGGAGGACCTGCAGAGGAAGCACCAGGAGAATGGCGCTGTGCTGCGGGAAATTGATAAG GCACTGAGGCTGGTGGGGGAGCTGGACCGAGCCGAGCGGTGGCTGCAAGCCGTGGCCGGGTTGCTCTCAGAGCCAGCCACCATGAGAAGCCCAGTGGAGCTGCGTCGGGACCTGGAGGAGATGAGccagctggagaagcagctcctgctgtgtgGCCTCAAGCTCCAGGCGCTGCGGGAGGAGGCGGCAGGCGAGTCGCCCACTGAGCACGAGGGAGCGAGGAAGATGCAGAGGAAGGTGGAGATGGTGGAGGAAAA GTTGGCACGTGTGCAGGCAGCCCTGCGGCGCCGGGCAGCAGACCTGCGCGACTCCCTGGTGCTGTCTGAGTTCCTGCAGGAcctgcaagaggaggaggcacgGAGCCAGCAGGCACCTGCAGTG CCAGGGAGCGGGCGTTGCAGCTCACGGGGGTCTTTTCCCCTGCTCTCGGCCGAGGCTGGACAGCCACCGAGCAGCGAGGACATAAGCTGCCCCTtaggagagctgcaggaggctgtgGAGATGCTGAACGACGCAGCAAAGGAGCGGGAGCGGGTCATGGAAGTGGTGGCAGAGACAGAGAGCCTGGAGCGACTG GTGGCAGAGGTGTCCCCACACCTGGAGGCCCTTCGATGCAGAGCCGAGGCACTGGCTCGTGACACTGCCCAAGCAGAGAGTGGCTTCACTGCGGTGAAGAGTGAGAAGgacctccaggggctgcagggcttgCTGAGCCggcagcaggagatggag CGTGTGGTGTCGGAGACGCTGCaggggcagctggaggagctggagagagcagctgCCCACTTGCAAGAGCTCTGCCCTGCTCGGCTGTGCCCTGTAAGCCGGGAGGTGCAGGGGACGCTGCAGgcctgggcagggctgcgggagcTGCTGCGGGAGACCCGGGCCCGTGTGCAGCAGGCTGGCCGGCTGCGGCACTTCTTCAAGGATTACTTAGCCATGAT CTCCTGGACAGAGGACACGCGGGCTCAGATCTTCTCTGAAAGCCCAAGCAGCCACGGCCTCCCAGAGACTCCATgtgaggagctggagaggaggaTCGAAGGGAAGCTTAAGGAGTTTGAGGCACTGGCAGCGGTGGGGCAGCAGCTGGTGTCTGAGGAGCACTACCTGAGTGCGACG ATAAAGGAACGCTtggaggagctgcagagcatgctgggctgggtgctggtgcGCTGGCGAGCACAGAGGCACCAGCGGGACCCAGGGAGCAAGCAGGAGGACAGAAAGGACTCGGAGAGCCCCTTGGGCACGTCCCCCACCAGCCAA gagcagTGTGCCCCATGTGCTGAGCCCTGTCTGGAGAGCATTCGCAGCCCGGCAAGGTTCAcgccctgctccctgcccgaGCAAGGATCAGAGCCGCGGGTGCCAGTGGGAATGGCCGACTCCCCACTGTCATCGCCGCTCTTGGATGCCCCATCGGGAgtggagaggagctggggggaCCCCAGCAGCTCGACACCCCACAGCACGGGACCCCCCAAGGAGGCTGTCATCTGGGATCCTGCTGAGAcctccacagtgctgctgccaccGCGGGGCCCcggtgggctgggggggacgGTCAACCTCATTCTCAGCATTGGCAAGAAGGGCGAGAAGAAGAAGGCGCAGATGGTGGCCGGTGGTGAACAgccaggggaggaggtgctgcgGATG CTCCCTGCCACTAAACCCTCAGGCTGTAAAACCTTTTGGAAGCGTTGCCAGGGGCTTTTAGGAAACACTTGGGGTAGTTTAAAGCGAAAGAGAAAGCCGCCTCGCCAGCCAGTTGAAGAG GCACAGGTGGAGGCTGGGAAAACCTCCAGTGTGAAGCGGCTGCCCACCATCACCCACCGCCCTCTGGCATCCAGCGGCGGGACGCCGGCCGCCTCCCACACCCTGCCCAAGACCGGGGCCGGCTCCCTCTTCAACAGCCTGCAGCGGCGGGAGCGGGCACGGGCCGAGCAGGCACGGCTGCTGACACTGCAGGGCATCATGGGTGCAaactccctgcagcctgcaccCGAGGAGCGCCATGGCCCCAGCAACACATGGCCTCAGAAGTGCggccggaggaaggaggggCCGGGGGTGGCCGCTGCTGGACCCCCActtggggagctgctgctctaTGTCAGGAACCCACTGGTGCGGGACATCGATGCTGAGTGTGGGGTGACCCCACGGGACCCCTGCCTCCCTGACCCAAAAGCCACATGCCCCCACCTGTCCCTGGGCTccgtgttcagcctggagctgcCGCGGGACACGGTGGTCCTTGGGTGTCGCCAAGGGGCCATAGCATggcgggaggaggtggaggggcaggagcagaagCAGGGCGGGGGGGTGAAGCCATGGGAGCCTACAGGCACGCATggagctggagggcaggaggaggaagatgcagATGGGCTGAGTCCCCAGGGGCCTGGTGAGGGGCTGGGGATGTCCCCCAAGAGCGAGCGAGGAATGTGGCTCAAGGAGGTGAGCTTCAACCCCAGCTACAGCTGCCAAAGGGCACACCGCACCGCGGAGGAACGCTGGAGCCCGCGGCACCCGGGCAGCGCCAGCGAAGACCTCCTGGACTTCAGGCCGAGCCGGCCGTCCCGCGTCAACGTGCTGCACGAGCAGGTCGGCCGGGAGGGGGATGAGCTGGCCGCCCGGCTGGGACAGGATGGCAGCCCCGGCACCACCGGCAGGGCCAGGCATCGTGAAGCTGCCTGGCTGGAGCTCGGACCGTCCCCTGCTGCCatcccaggcagggcaggagccgtCCCTGGCACTGCCCGCACGCAGCGGCCatctggcagcagccagcccagagGGTCCTCAGCTTCCCCCACTGCCCCCACCCAGCTCTCTGTCTTCGAGTGGGCGCTggggtccccccagccccccagccctgtgtcAGGCAGCGGGGAGGTTTGCCaccctgcccatgggcagtttgaggaagaggaggaggagctgcaggccATCTGGGATGGGGTGGGCGAGCAGCGGGCACCCAGCCCACCAGCAGGCAGCCGTGTCCACCATGGTCCAGGGAGCGGGGCGGACAGCCGACCCAGCCCCGACACCACCGCCAGCGGGCCCCTCATCCTCTCGGCGGCCAACAATGTTCTGGTGGCCAAGTTCACCCTTCCCACCGCCGCCCAGCTCCTCCACAGCCCGGTGGGAGAGAAGAGCCCTGCTGTGGGGCACAGTGGTGGTGGTAGCCCCAGCGGGTATGGGGCGTCCCCCCGCATGGAGGAGCCAGTGTCCGCAGCCCCCTTGGACAGCCCTGGTGCCTGGGATCGGCGGAGGCATGGGGAAGACGAGAGAGAGGGCAGCAAG GCCAACTGCCGTGCCTGGGGCCTCTTCCATGCCGTGCTGATGAGGCAGACGCTGTGCTTCTACCAGGACCGCAGGGACAGCCTTAAG AGCTCCGTGGTGGCCCTTCCCCTGAACCTCTCCGGGGCGGTCTGCACCCCGGATGCTGAGTACACCAAGAAGACCAACTGCTTCAGGCTACA GCTACGGGATGGCTCTGAGTATCTCCTGAgggccccctcccagcccctcatGAATGAATGGGTCTCCAAGCTGCAGCAAAACTCAG GTTTCCCCGAAGTGGATTACTTCCGGGCGGCAGCACAGCGTGTTGAGGGCaccggcagtgctggggg TTCCAGCAAGGTCCCCAGCCCTGGAAGCTCCCACCTCCAGGGACATCATCAGGTCGTGACTGCCAAGAGCCAGGAGATCGTGGTGCTACCCCGCTCAAACGCCCAGCTGCAGCGGCCTCTGGGCAGCCAGGATGGCCCAGCCGAtggggctgtggcagcagcag AGGTTGCTCATGGAGCCAGGCACAGGGAGCAGCAGTGGTCACCCAGGGGGTCCCCCGGGCTGTGGGACAACAGCTGCCAAGAAGATGACTACGGCCTAGTTGCCAACAAGAGGAGGTCCTACTCCTTCACCTCAG CCACCTACCAGAAGATCACTCCCGTGGCCATGCCCAAGGAGCCGGTGGAGGCCGGGAGCAGCTACTCAGTCACGCTGTACATTGGGGAGCAAGCACCTGCTGTGCCGAGGGCACGATGCCACTCCTTTGTGGCCCGGCCAGGGAGCCCACGGGACACACTGGGGGAGAAGACCCCTGGTCCCCCTCGCCCCAAGAACAAATCCGTCTTCAAGAAGTTCTTTGGGAAGAAGGAGTGA